The following proteins are co-located in the Parafannyhessea umbonata genome:
- a CDS encoding glycoside hydrolase family 32 protein: MSNALERDLDALRIGAEGAARHGRYAQGFHLMPPVGWLNDPNGLCQVDGTFHAFFQYSPFNASGGVKMWGHSTSGDLLTWDYHGVTLFPDQPADCSGVYSGSALVREVDGRRRMELFYTGNVKLEDADGYDYVRTGREANTVWVTTQDGDAHGPKRVVMTNADYPTDDTCHVRDPKVWEKDGRYLMVQGARRDDDWGEVLVFGSDDLAHWELMSRVTTPTRFGYMWECPDYFELSDGEGGSAEVLGVSPQGLEGGDWERRNVYQSGYFTLEGDVTGRCELGDFALWDAGFDFYAPQTFAAEDGRRILIGWMGIPDEPTYGNDPTVAAGWQHCFTLPREVTLAGGRVRQAPVRELDARRTDEVRSVDGVLDVEGRTAFDLVLDASACTKDVRVTLADELALTWRDGRLSMAFGRTERSDAGCGRTERWEPLPELRNLRVVGDASSVEVFANDGELCMSTRYYPDRYRVQVDAPGADATLWGISV, from the coding sequence ATGTCCAACGCTCTTGAGCGCGACCTCGACGCGCTGCGCATTGGCGCGGAGGGGGCGGCGAGGCACGGCCGATACGCGCAGGGGTTTCACCTGATGCCGCCCGTGGGCTGGCTGAACGACCCGAACGGGCTGTGCCAGGTGGACGGGACGTTCCACGCGTTCTTTCAGTACTCACCGTTCAACGCGTCCGGCGGGGTGAAGATGTGGGGGCACTCCACGTCTGGCGACCTGCTGACGTGGGACTACCACGGCGTGACGCTCTTTCCGGACCAGCCGGCGGACTGCTCTGGCGTGTACTCCGGAAGCGCGCTCGTTCGCGAGGTGGACGGCCGGAGGCGGATGGAGCTGTTCTACACCGGCAACGTGAAGCTTGAGGACGCGGACGGCTACGACTACGTGCGCACCGGCCGCGAGGCGAACACCGTGTGGGTGACGACGCAGGACGGCGACGCGCACGGGCCCAAGCGCGTGGTGATGACGAACGCGGACTACCCCACGGACGACACCTGCCACGTGCGCGACCCGAAGGTGTGGGAGAAGGACGGGCGCTACCTGATGGTGCAGGGTGCCCGCCGCGACGACGACTGGGGCGAGGTGCTGGTGTTTGGCTCCGACGACCTGGCGCACTGGGAGCTTATGAGCCGCGTGACCACGCCCACGCGCTTTGGCTACATGTGGGAGTGCCCGGACTACTTCGAGCTTTCCGACGGAGAGGGCGGGTCGGCCGAGGTGCTGGGCGTTTCTCCCCAGGGGCTTGAGGGCGGCGACTGGGAGCGCAGGAACGTGTACCAGTCCGGCTACTTCACGCTGGAGGGCGATGTTACGGGCCGCTGCGAGCTGGGCGACTTTGCCCTGTGGGACGCCGGCTTCGACTTCTATGCGCCGCAGACGTTTGCCGCGGAGGACGGCCGACGCATACTGATTGGCTGGATGGGGATCCCGGACGAGCCAACGTACGGAAACGACCCGACGGTCGCGGCGGGCTGGCAGCACTGCTTCACGCTGCCGCGCGAGGTGACGCTTGCGGGCGGGCGCGTGAGGCAGGCCCCGGTGCGCGAGCTGGACGCGCGCCGCACGGACGAGGTTCGCTCTGTGGACGGCGTTCTGGACGTTGAGGGTCGCACGGCGTTTGACCTGGTGCTGGACGCGAGTGCCTGTACGAAAGACGTGCGCGTGACCCTGGCGGACGAGCTTGCGCTCACGTGGCGCGACGGCCGGCTGAGCATGGCGTTTGGACGCACGGAGCGCTCTGACGCCGGCTGCGGCCGCACGGAGCGCTGGGAGCCGCTGCCGGAGCTGCGGAACCTTCGCGTGGTGGGCGACGCGTCATCCGTGGAGGTGTTCGCGAACGACGGCGAGCTGTGCATGTCGACGCGCTACTATCCCGACCGCTATCGCGTGCAGGTGGACGCGCCCGGCGCTGACGCGACGCTTTGGGGTATTTCGGTCTAG
- a CDS encoding aminotransferase class I/II-fold pyridoxal phosphate-dependent enzyme: protein MSHNLFSDRLAEAMEKGGLRQSDLIRIAAEQGHKLGKSQLSQYLSGKVTPRAQAVVILAQALGVSEEWLAEGEAASQPEAVAQEAATPDAVAQSAPRGEERREPEEGSMGTKTMEKGTAAGRQGEGSSMRQFTKSHKLDNVLYDIRGPVLDEAYRMEDQGIHVLKLNIGNPAPFGFRTPDEVVKDMQDQLTDCEGYSNSRGLFTARKAIMQYDQLKGIPNVDVEDIYTGNGASELIQLAMNAFMNEGDEILVPSPDYPLWTACATLAGGTAVHYICDEKANWYPDIEDIKSKVTPRTKGIVVINPNNPTGALYPREVLQQIVDVAREHQLVIFADEIYDRLVMDGKEHVSIASLAPDLFCITFNGLSKSHMVAGYRIGWMSLSGNKRIAKDLIDGINMLSNMRLCSNVPAQSIVQTCLGGIQRSQQLLKPGGRIYEQREYVYDRLSHMDGVTVTKPEAAFYIFPRLDPDKFHITDDDQFALDLLKDKHVLVTAGKGFNWETPGYFRIVYLPRKHTLHDAMDALEDFLGYYHQ from the coding sequence ATGTCCCACAACCTCTTCAGCGATCGGCTTGCGGAAGCGATGGAGAAGGGCGGCCTCCGCCAGTCGGACCTCATCCGCATCGCGGCGGAGCAGGGCCACAAGCTCGGCAAGAGCCAGCTGAGCCAGTACCTCAGCGGCAAGGTGACGCCTCGGGCCCAGGCGGTGGTCATTCTCGCCCAGGCGCTGGGCGTGAGCGAGGAGTGGCTTGCGGAGGGCGAGGCCGCGTCGCAGCCAGAGGCGGTTGCGCAAGAGGCTGCCACGCCCGATGCCGTCGCACAGTCGGCACCGCGCGGGGAGGAAAGACGGGAGCCCGAAGAGGGCTCGATGGGCACGAAAACGATGGAGAAGGGCACTGCCGCCGGCAGGCAAGGGGAAGGAAGCTCCATGCGTCAGTTCACGAAGTCCCACAAGCTCGACAACGTCCTGTACGACATCCGCGGGCCCGTCCTGGACGAGGCCTACCGCATGGAGGACCAGGGCATCCATGTGCTCAAGCTCAACATCGGCAACCCGGCCCCGTTTGGCTTCCGCACGCCGGACGAGGTCGTGAAGGACATGCAGGACCAGCTCACGGACTGCGAGGGCTACTCCAACAGCCGCGGCCTCTTTACCGCGCGCAAGGCCATCATGCAGTACGACCAGCTCAAGGGCATCCCCAACGTGGACGTCGAGGACATCTACACCGGCAACGGCGCGTCCGAGCTCATCCAGCTTGCCATGAACGCCTTCATGAACGAGGGAGACGAGATCCTGGTCCCGAGCCCGGACTACCCGCTGTGGACCGCGTGCGCCACGCTGGCCGGCGGCACGGCCGTGCACTACATCTGCGACGAGAAGGCCAACTGGTACCCCGACATCGAGGACATCAAGAGCAAGGTCACGCCGCGCACCAAGGGCATCGTCGTGATCAACCCCAACAACCCCACGGGCGCCCTGTACCCGCGCGAGGTGCTGCAGCAGATCGTGGACGTGGCGCGCGAGCACCAGCTCGTGATCTTTGCGGACGAGATCTACGACCGCCTGGTGATGGACGGCAAGGAGCACGTCTCCATCGCGAGCCTCGCGCCCGACCTCTTCTGCATTACGTTCAACGGCCTCTCCAAGAGTCACATGGTCGCGGGCTACCGCATTGGCTGGATGAGCCTCTCGGGCAACAAGCGCATCGCCAAGGACCTGATCGACGGCATCAACATGCTGTCCAACATGCGCCTGTGCTCCAACGTGCCCGCGCAGTCCATCGTGCAGACCTGCCTGGGCGGCATCCAGCGCTCGCAGCAGCTGCTCAAGCCGGGCGGCCGCATCTACGAGCAGCGCGAGTACGTGTACGACCGCCTCTCGCACATGGATGGCGTCACCGTCACCAAGCCGGAGGCCGCGTTCTACATCTTCCCGCGCCTGGACCCGGACAAGTTCCACATCACGGACGACGACCAGTTCGCGCTCGACCTGCTGAAGGACAAGCACGTGCTCGTGACGGCCGGCAAGGGCTTCAACTGGGAGACGCCCGGCTACTTCCGCATCGTCTACCTGCCGCGCAAGCACACGCTACACGATGCCATGGACGCCCTCGAGGACTTCCTCGGCTACTACCACCAATAA
- a CDS encoding peptide deformylase, which translates to MIKELCKDEAILSKRCERATAKDAPVAQDLIDTMHSLEDCGCLAANQIGVTKAVVVFQDDAGEDHVLYNPRIMMGLRAAKMVEGCMTRDEPSKVTRYQKVKVSFDELVDGELKPRRRDYTGFEAQMIQHMCDHCQGKLV; encoded by the coding sequence ATGATCAAGGAACTCTGCAAGGACGAGGCGATCCTCTCCAAGAGGTGCGAGCGCGCCACCGCAAAGGACGCGCCCGTCGCGCAGGACCTCATCGACACCATGCACTCGCTCGAGGACTGCGGCTGCCTCGCCGCAAACCAGATCGGCGTCACCAAGGCCGTCGTCGTCTTCCAGGATGATGCTGGGGAGGACCACGTGCTCTACAACCCCCGCATCATGATGGGCCTGCGCGCCGCGAAGATGGTCGAGGGCTGCATGACGCGCGACGAGCCGTCCAAGGTCACGCGCTACCAGAAGGTGAAGGTCAGCTTCGACGAGCTGGTCGACGGCGAGCTCAAGCCGCGCCGCCGCGACTACACGGGCTTCGAGGCCCAGATGATCCAGCACATGTGCGACCACTGCCAGGGCAAGCTGGTCTAG
- a CDS encoding carbohydrate kinase family protein, with amino-acid sequence MYDVTALGELLIDFTDAGMSPSGQKLFERNPGGAPANVLVALQRLGHSTAFVGKVGCDMHGDFLRQTLEENDVDCSGLVSDPDHFTTLAFVALDPTGERTFSFARKPGADTQLRPEELNRDVLQNTRVLHVGSLSLTDEPARSATLEALRIARDAGATLSYDPNYRASLWPSAEVAAQRMRSVVDMMDLVKISAEETGLLTDESDPIEAARKILAQGPKVVVVTLDADGAMVVTAEGARMVPSFRVDATDTTGAGDSFWGGFLCALLDSGKDVRDLTLDDAASFARFGNAVASLCVQGRGAIPAMPPRDAVEGVLANNA; translated from the coding sequence ATGTACGACGTAACCGCGCTGGGCGAGCTGCTGATTGACTTTACGGATGCCGGGATGTCGCCCTCCGGACAGAAGCTGTTCGAGCGCAACCCCGGCGGCGCCCCCGCAAACGTCCTGGTGGCGCTGCAGAGGCTCGGCCACTCCACGGCGTTCGTGGGCAAGGTCGGGTGCGACATGCACGGCGACTTCCTGCGGCAGACGCTCGAAGAGAACGACGTCGACTGCTCCGGCCTCGTGAGCGACCCCGACCACTTCACCACCCTCGCGTTCGTGGCGCTCGACCCCACGGGCGAGCGCACGTTCTCGTTCGCACGCAAACCCGGCGCTGACACCCAGCTGCGCCCGGAGGAGCTCAACCGCGACGTACTGCAGAACACGCGCGTACTGCACGTGGGTTCGCTCTCGCTCACCGACGAGCCCGCCCGCTCCGCCACGCTCGAGGCGCTGCGCATCGCGCGCGACGCCGGTGCCACCCTCTCGTACGACCCCAACTACCGCGCGTCGCTCTGGCCGTCCGCCGAGGTCGCCGCGCAGCGGATGCGCTCCGTCGTGGACATGATGGACCTGGTGAAGATCTCCGCGGAGGAGACCGGACTCCTCACGGACGAGTCCGACCCGATCGAGGCGGCCCGCAAGATCCTTGCGCAGGGACCCAAGGTCGTCGTGGTCACGCTCGACGCGGATGGCGCTATGGTCGTCACGGCCGAGGGCGCGCGCATGGTGCCGAGCTTCCGCGTGGACGCGACGGACACCACCGGTGCCGGCGACTCGTTCTGGGGCGGCTTCCTGTGCGCGCTGCTCGACTCCGGCAAGGACGTCCGCGACCTCACGCTGGACGACGCGGCCTCGTTCGCGCGCTTCGGCAACGCCGTCGCCTCCCTCTGCGTGCAGGGCAGGGGCGCCATCCCCGCCATGCCGCCGCGCGACGCGGTCGAGGGCGTGCTCGCCAACAACGCCTAG
- a CDS encoding LacI family DNA-binding transcriptional regulator, whose protein sequence is MDINSIAKLAGVSRATVSRYLNDGYVSAEKRKVIARVIKETGYVPSQQAQTLRTGKTNIVGVILPKVNSHAVSRMLAGMTLEFNDAHYQTLLANTNNNKDTEVSYLQLFAEGNQVDGIILIATVLDQEHRRALDALRVPVVILGQDMEGCSSVFNDDYRSMLQLCRKVLPNSAHPAYIGVTQEDVSAGQERRRGFLDACAELGLDVPADAMGTSPFSLDGGYECAESLMSRHPELDTFVCATDVIAFGALTCAREYGRRVPEDVQVTGVGDSELTRVVTPTLTSIHHHYQTSGREAAKLLIEAMTGKDVVPREIRMSYGIMMRNSTR, encoded by the coding sequence GTGGACATCAACTCCATAGCAAAGCTCGCGGGCGTCTCGCGCGCCACGGTCTCGCGCTACCTGAACGACGGCTACGTCTCCGCCGAGAAGCGCAAGGTCATCGCCCGCGTCATCAAGGAGACCGGCTACGTGCCGTCCCAGCAGGCCCAGACGCTGCGCACCGGCAAGACAAACATCGTCGGCGTCATACTCCCCAAGGTAAACTCGCACGCGGTCTCGCGCATGCTCGCCGGCATGACGCTGGAGTTCAACGACGCCCACTACCAGACGCTGCTCGCCAACACAAACAACAACAAGGACACCGAGGTCTCCTACCTGCAGCTCTTCGCGGAGGGCAACCAGGTGGACGGCATCATCCTCATCGCGACCGTGCTCGACCAGGAGCACCGTCGCGCGCTCGACGCGTTGCGCGTGCCCGTCGTCATCCTCGGCCAGGACATGGAGGGCTGCTCCTCAGTCTTCAACGACGACTACCGCTCCATGCTCCAGCTGTGCCGCAAGGTGCTTCCAAACAGCGCCCACCCCGCGTACATCGGCGTGACGCAGGAAGACGTCTCCGCAGGCCAGGAGCGCCGTCGCGGCTTCCTGGACGCCTGCGCGGAGCTCGGGCTCGACGTTCCCGCGGACGCCATGGGCACAAGCCCGTTCTCGCTCGACGGCGGCTACGAGTGCGCGGAGTCCCTCATGTCCCGCCATCCGGAGCTCGACACGTTCGTGTGCGCCACGGACGTCATCGCGTTCGGCGCCCTTACGTGCGCGCGCGAGTACGGTCGGCGCGTGCCAGAGGACGTGCAGGTCACGGGCGTCGGCGACAGCGAGCTCACGCGCGTCGTCACCCCCACCCTCACCTCGATCCACCACCACTACCAGACGTCCGGCCGCGAGGCCGCCAAGCTCCTGATCGAGGCCATGACCGGCAAGGACGTGGTCCCACGCGAGATTCGCATGTCCTACGGCATCATGATGCGCAACTCCACGCGCTAG
- a CDS encoding pyridoxamine 5'-phosphate oxidase family protein: MKAMRRKDRSVTDPKRIERILLAARIVHLGLVDGGHPYVVPLHYCYEYAGADLTLYMHSARSGRKIDVIGAGAPCFVELECDVDLDDGGSTPYDQACKYGSFYSSVMGEGTASLVTDEDEKVHALRLLMRQQTGRSFPITRLMAKPVAVIRAHIPADALTAKAHMRK, encoded by the coding sequence ATGAAGGCAATGCGCAGGAAGGACCGTTCCGTCACCGATCCCAAAAGGATCGAGCGTATCCTCTTGGCGGCGCGCATCGTGCACCTGGGGCTCGTGGATGGCGGCCACCCATACGTGGTGCCGCTGCACTACTGCTACGAGTACGCCGGCGCGGACCTCACGCTGTACATGCACTCCGCGCGCAGCGGCCGCAAGATAGACGTGATAGGCGCAGGCGCCCCGTGCTTTGTCGAGCTCGAGTGCGACGTCGATCTGGACGACGGCGGCAGCACTCCCTACGATCAGGCCTGCAAGTACGGCTCGTTCTACTCCAGCGTCATGGGCGAGGGCACGGCCTCCCTGGTCACGGACGAGGACGAGAAAGTCCACGCCCTCAGGCTCCTCATGCGCCAGCAGACGGGCCGCAGCTTCCCGATCACCCGCCTCATGGCCAAGCCCGTCGCCGTCATACGCGCGCACATTCCCGCAGACGCGCTCACCGCAAAGGCCCACATGCGCAAGTAG
- a CDS encoding winged helix-turn-helix domain-containing protein: MPSSVADANERAIYSLICSEDGLRARDVARRLGIDRTTVNRYLYASPFVRDLCYRDDAYLWYGLIGQTVPHHGLGEFCGWYGTVGEFLAQDRDAWLAELKRGCARIGRNLNNARGLFHSFLDTHDTMASLFSDLRQLGSPDPTSWELCFELRIRRARHVRIYADVLLLVPPTSAATATGAPGPPASARPGYAFSLEFKMKDAIDQAEVDQAAKYVPYLEVVLGPTYNVVAALVLTSARDLYTHARISRSTAEVSVASGDMLFNVLDEYLGFLS; encoded by the coding sequence GTGCCATCCTCAGTCGCAGACGCCAACGAGCGTGCGATCTACTCGCTCATCTGCAGCGAGGACGGCCTGAGGGCGCGTGACGTCGCCCGCAGGCTCGGCATCGACCGCACGACGGTCAACCGCTACCTGTACGCGTCGCCCTTTGTGCGGGACCTCTGCTATCGCGACGACGCCTACCTGTGGTACGGCCTCATCGGGCAGACGGTCCCGCATCACGGCCTCGGCGAGTTTTGTGGCTGGTACGGCACGGTGGGGGAGTTCCTCGCGCAGGACCGCGACGCGTGGCTGGCCGAGCTCAAGCGCGGCTGCGCGCGCATCGGGCGCAACCTCAATAACGCGCGCGGACTCTTCCACTCGTTTCTGGACACCCACGACACCATGGCCTCGCTCTTCTCGGACCTGCGCCAGCTGGGGTCGCCGGACCCCACCAGCTGGGAGCTCTGCTTCGAGCTGCGCATACGCCGCGCACGCCACGTGCGGATCTACGCGGACGTGTTGCTGCTGGTGCCGCCCACGTCAGCGGCCACAGCCACGGGCGCGCCAGGGCCTCCCGCGTCCGCGCGGCCGGGCTACGCGTTCAGCCTCGAGTTCAAGATGAAGGACGCCATCGACCAGGCAGAGGTCGACCAGGCCGCAAAGTACGTGCCGTACCTTGAGGTCGTGCTCGGCCCCACGTACAACGTCGTCGCGGCGCTCGTGCTCACGTCCGCCCGCGACCTGTACACCCACGCGCGCATCTCGCGCAGCACGGCGGAGGTGTCCGTCGCATCCGGTGATATGCTGTTCAACGTGCTCGACGAGTACTTGGGCTTCCTGTCCTAG
- a CDS encoding PTS beta-glucoside transporter subunit IIBCA produces the protein MALDYKEAARQALEAVGGADNVVSAAHCATRLRLVIADNGKIDKDKLEDALGAKGNFEAAGQLQIIYGTGTVDKVYDEFVSQGGITAVSKAEAKEEAAKQGNAFQRAIKVLSDVFVPIIPAIVASGMLMGIMGALSYMGTPVADGGAGFFMLDQNTVWWRIAKLINACALANLQILLGFSAATVFGGNPYLGASFGALLISSDFINAYSASDAIAKGTMITLDVIPGLYSIDWVGYQGHVIPILVGVWILCFFEKRLHKAVPEMFDLFVTPLVSVSLAAYITILFIGPIFVWLENSILGLLMFLLKVPLGIGYIVIGLIYSPSVVTGLHQMYTAIDVSMLAKYGVTYWLPIASAANIAQGGACLAVALRTKSEKTKSLAVPSGISCLLGITEPAIFGVNLPKIKPFVAGMIGSACGALCCYIFNLAASGTGVTGIFGILLCIAQPIQYVIMFAVAFGVAFGITSTIYKDEDKAKSAKKSDAPKAAEPKAMVAPQVDASAANATTLVSPMTGTALPLSQVSDPVFASESMGKGAAVEPTEGAIYAPCDGKVTLVANTGHALGMMSDDGCEVLLHIGIDTVELKGAPFTVHVNAGDHVKAGQLLMEADLDQIKAAGKAATTMVIVTNSDDFKSIEGTSGAVVAGASLVKLSK, from the coding sequence ATGGCATTGGACTACAAGGAAGCCGCGCGGCAGGCACTAGAGGCCGTGGGAGGGGCCGACAACGTCGTCTCCGCAGCCCACTGTGCCACCCGTCTGCGTCTCGTGATCGCGGACAACGGCAAGATCGACAAGGACAAGCTCGAGGACGCCCTCGGCGCAAAGGGCAACTTCGAGGCTGCCGGCCAGCTGCAGATCATCTACGGCACCGGCACGGTCGACAAGGTGTACGACGAGTTCGTCAGCCAGGGTGGCATCACCGCGGTCAGCAAGGCCGAGGCGAAGGAGGAGGCCGCCAAGCAGGGCAACGCCTTCCAGCGCGCCATCAAGGTCCTCTCCGACGTCTTCGTCCCCATCATCCCCGCCATCGTGGCCTCCGGCATGCTCATGGGCATCATGGGTGCCCTCAGCTACATGGGCACCCCCGTCGCGGACGGCGGCGCCGGCTTCTTCATGCTCGACCAGAACACCGTCTGGTGGCGCATCGCGAAGCTCATCAACGCCTGCGCCCTCGCAAACCTGCAGATCCTGCTCGGGTTCAGCGCCGCGACGGTCTTCGGCGGCAACCCCTACCTCGGCGCGTCGTTCGGCGCCCTGCTCATCAGCTCTGACTTCATCAACGCGTACAGCGCGAGCGATGCCATCGCCAAGGGAACCATGATCACGCTCGACGTCATCCCCGGCCTCTACAGCATCGACTGGGTCGGTTACCAGGGTCACGTCATCCCCATCCTCGTCGGCGTCTGGATCCTCTGCTTCTTCGAGAAGCGCCTCCACAAGGCCGTGCCCGAGATGTTCGACCTGTTCGTGACCCCGCTCGTCTCCGTCTCCCTCGCCGCCTACATCACGATTCTCTTCATCGGCCCGATCTTCGTCTGGCTCGAGAACTCCATCCTCGGCCTGCTCATGTTCCTCCTCAAGGTGCCCCTGGGCATCGGCTACATCGTCATCGGCCTCATCTACAGCCCGTCCGTCGTCACCGGCCTGCACCAGATGTACACCGCCATCGACGTCTCCATGCTCGCGAAGTACGGCGTGACCTACTGGCTGCCCATCGCCTCCGCGGCCAACATCGCCCAGGGCGGCGCCTGCCTCGCCGTGGCGCTTCGCACCAAGTCCGAGAAGACGAAGTCCCTCGCGGTTCCCTCCGGCATCTCCTGCCTGCTCGGCATCACCGAGCCCGCGATCTTCGGCGTGAACCTGCCTAAGATCAAGCCGTTCGTCGCCGGCATGATCGGCTCCGCGTGCGGCGCCCTGTGCTGCTACATCTTCAACCTCGCGGCATCCGGCACCGGCGTCACCGGCATCTTCGGCATCCTGCTCTGCATCGCCCAGCCCATCCAGTACGTCATCATGTTCGCCGTCGCCTTCGGCGTCGCGTTCGGCATCACCAGCACCATCTACAAGGACGAGGACAAGGCGAAGTCCGCAAAGAAGTCCGATGCCCCGAAGGCAGCCGAACCCAAGGCCATGGTCGCCCCGCAGGTTGACGCCTCCGCAGCGAACGCCACGACGCTCGTCTCGCCCATGACCGGCACCGCGCTTCCCCTCTCCCAGGTGAGCGACCCCGTGTTCGCGAGCGAGTCCATGGGCAAGGGCGCTGCCGTCGAGCCCACCGAGGGCGCCATCTACGCCCCGTGCGACGGCAAGGTCACGCTCGTGGCCAATACCGGCCACGCGCTTGGCATGATGTCCGACGACGGATGCGAGGTCCTTCTCCACATCGGCATCGACACGGTCGAGCTGAAGGGCGCGCCGTTCACGGTCCACGTCAACGCAGGCGACCACGTGAAGGCCGGCCAGCTCCTGATGGAGGCCGACCTCGACCAGATCAAGGCCGCCGGCAAGGCCGCGACCACCATGGTCATCGTCACCAACTCCGACGACTTCAAGTCGATCGAGGGAACCTCCGGTGCCGTCGTCGCCGGTGCCTCCCTGGTGAAGCTCTCCAAGTAA
- a CDS encoding glutaredoxin family protein: protein MANFDDLKLYVLPGCPFCAKVDAFLDEHDIQIEHLDVTQGTNGDDLVRIGGKRQCPCLLIDGKPMYESGDIIDYLAGRIGADAPKHEGGGACHFVPGGGHVCD, encoded by the coding sequence ATGGCCAACTTTGACGACCTGAAGCTCTACGTCCTGCCCGGATGCCCCTTCTGCGCGAAGGTGGACGCGTTTTTGGACGAGCACGACATCCAGATCGAGCACCTGGACGTGACCCAGGGCACGAACGGCGACGACCTTGTGCGCATTGGCGGCAAGAGGCAGTGCCCGTGCCTGCTGATTGACGGCAAGCCAATGTACGAGAGCGGCGACATCATCGACTACCTGGCCGGTCGCATCGGCGCGGACGCACCGAAGCACGAGGGCGGCGGCGCATGCCACTTTGTTCCCGGCGGCGGCCACGTGTGCGACTAG
- a CDS encoding HAD family hydrolase: MIRLFASDLDGTLLNALHRTDPVVLRSIARVRQAGLRFSLATGRTLRSGRQMGFAGNVCVVCANGAIVLDEGGAPIRTRSLDPAFVQELAAAFPTAPLEFVTVAHTYHLQSLEQHRASFGNAPLARRLLMRAPGLVGPPEHVYNVTRAQLASLDVLKVNAHLQGPGLAQDVHAFLARHADVATNAPFDPCMFEITAAGVNKGEALAWLAARLGIAEDEVAVYGDGGNDVVMLERFRHAYATENGSPAAKRAAGTVIGSCATYAVPRHVVRTLRAQGSLCAAR; encoded by the coding sequence ATGATCAGGCTGTTCGCGTCGGACCTCGACGGCACCCTCCTCAACGCGCTGCACCGCACGGACCCGGTGGTGCTGCGCTCCATAGCCCGCGTGCGCCAGGCTGGCCTGCGCTTCTCGCTCGCAACGGGGCGCACGCTCAGGAGCGGCCGCCAGATGGGCTTTGCGGGCAACGTGTGCGTCGTGTGCGCAAACGGCGCCATCGTGCTGGACGAGGGCGGCGCCCCCATCCGCACCCGCAGTCTGGATCCCGCCTTCGTGCAGGAGCTCGCCGCGGCGTTTCCCACGGCGCCGCTCGAGTTCGTGACGGTCGCGCACACCTACCACCTGCAGAGCCTGGAGCAGCACCGCGCGTCCTTTGGCAACGCGCCGCTCGCCCGGCGGCTCCTCATGCGCGCGCCGGGGCTCGTCGGGCCTCCGGAGCACGTGTATAACGTCACGCGTGCCCAGCTCGCCTCGCTCGACGTGCTGAAGGTGAACGCCCACCTCCAGGGACCGGGCCTCGCCCAGGACGTCCACGCGTTTCTCGCCCGGCATGCCGACGTCGCCACCAACGCGCCGTTCGACCCGTGCATGTTCGAGATAACGGCCGCCGGCGTCAACAAGGGGGAGGCCCTCGCGTGGCTGGCCGCGCGCCTGGGCATCGCGGAGGACGAGGTGGCCGTCTACGGCGACGGCGGAAACGACGTGGTGATGCTGGAGCGCTTCAGGCACGCGTACGCCACGGAAAACGGCTCGCCCGCGGCCAAGCGCGCCGCCGGCACCGTCATCGGGTCGTGCGCCACGTACGCCGTGCCGCGCCACGTGGTGCGGACGCTTCGTGCGCAGGGGTCGCTTTGCGCCGCGCGCTAG